In Prosthecochloris sp. GSB1, the following proteins share a genomic window:
- a CDS encoding sodium-translocating pyrophosphatase has protein sequence MDNQQLLLYAIPLAGVLALLYAFFKASWVSKQDTGTEEMATIAGHIADGAVAFLKREYKILALFVVSVAVLLGFANTGRADSSPLISVSFIVGAICSGLAGYFGMKVATKANVRTTNAARTGLSPALTVAFSGGLVMGLSVVGLGVLGLSSLFIFYSGQFDEISQVINVISGFSLGASSIALFARVGGGIYTKAADVGADLAGKVYEGIPEDDPRNPATIADNVGDNVGDVAGMGADLFESYVGAIIGTMVLGAAFVPVFNEMGISPIAGVILPLILAASGIVVSIIGSFFVKVKEGGNPQTGLNTGEFGASFIMAVLSYFIITNTLPQTWTADGTVYSATNIFFAVITGLAAGVLIGLITEYYCSTHNKPVEDIAYQSVTGPATNIIAGLGVGMMSTGLPIIVLSAAIILSYYFAGLYGIAIAAFGMLSVTGIQLAVDAYGPISDNAGGIAEMSKLPAEVRERTDKLDAVGNTTAAIGKGFAIGSAALTALALFAAFRQQAGIESIDISKPVIMAGLLLGAMLPFVFSALAMGAVGRAARDMITEVGRQFNEIPGLREGTAPAEFAHCVDISTKAALREMILPGLLGILVPVVVGFTSKDMLGGLLAGVTTSGVLMAIFQSNAGGAWDNAKKRIEGNIEFDGVVYGKGTEAHKAAVVGDTVGDPFKDTSGPSLNILMKLIAVVALVIAPLL, from the coding sequence ATGGACAACCAACAACTCCTTCTGTACGCAATACCTCTCGCTGGCGTTCTTGCATTGCTGTACGCTTTTTTCAAGGCATCCTGGGTATCGAAACAGGATACGGGAACGGAAGAAATGGCGACCATAGCCGGGCACATTGCCGACGGAGCCGTCGCTTTCCTGAAAAGAGAGTACAAGATCCTGGCACTCTTCGTCGTTTCAGTGGCTGTTCTTCTCGGCTTCGCCAACACCGGACGCGCCGACTCGTCCCCCCTGATCTCAGTCAGCTTCATCGTCGGCGCCATCTGTTCGGGCCTCGCGGGTTATTTCGGCATGAAAGTCGCGACAAAAGCAAACGTCAGAACGACCAACGCGGCGAGAACAGGACTCAGCCCTGCGCTAACCGTTGCCTTTTCGGGAGGGCTTGTCATGGGCCTGTCGGTCGTCGGTCTTGGAGTTCTCGGCCTGTCGAGCCTTTTCATCTTTTACTCGGGACAGTTTGACGAAATATCCCAGGTCATCAATGTCATTTCAGGATTCTCGCTCGGCGCATCGTCGATCGCGCTTTTTGCCCGCGTGGGCGGCGGAATCTACACCAAGGCGGCTGATGTCGGAGCCGACCTCGCCGGCAAGGTATATGAAGGCATCCCCGAAGACGATCCGAGAAATCCGGCTACCATCGCCGACAACGTCGGCGACAACGTCGGCGACGTGGCCGGCATGGGCGCCGACCTCTTCGAAAGTTACGTCGGAGCCATCATCGGCACAATGGTTCTCGGAGCCGCGTTCGTTCCCGTGTTCAATGAAATGGGCATTTCTCCGATCGCGGGAGTCATCCTGCCCCTGATCCTTGCGGCGAGCGGCATCGTCGTTTCGATTATCGGATCGTTTTTCGTCAAGGTCAAGGAAGGCGGCAATCCTCAGACAGGGCTGAACACCGGTGAATTCGGAGCCTCCTTCATCATGGCTGTCCTGAGTTACTTCATCATCACCAATACCCTGCCCCAGACATGGACGGCGGACGGAACCGTTTATTCGGCGACAAACATCTTTTTTGCCGTCATTACCGGACTGGCGGCGGGCGTGCTTATCGGGCTGATTACCGAATACTACTGCTCGACGCATAACAAGCCCGTCGAAGACATCGCCTACCAGAGCGTGACCGGTCCGGCAACGAACATTATCGCAGGCCTCGGCGTCGGCATGATGTCGACCGGTCTTCCGATTATCGTGCTTTCAGCGGCAATCATCCTCTCCTACTACTTTGCCGGTCTCTACGGCATCGCAATCGCCGCATTCGGAATGCTTTCCGTGACCGGCATCCAGCTTGCCGTCGATGCCTACGGCCCGATTTCCGACAACGCCGGCGGCATTGCCGAAATGTCGAAACTGCCCGCTGAAGTTCGTGAACGAACAGACAAGCTCGATGCGGTTGGAAACACGACCGCGGCCATCGGCAAGGGCTTCGCCATCGGCAGCGCCGCGCTGACGGCTCTGGCCCTCTTCGCTGCGTTCAGGCAGCAGGCCGGCATCGAATCGATCGACATCTCCAAGCCGGTCATCATGGCGGGTCTGCTCCTCGGGGCGATGCTTCCGTTTGTCTTCAGCGCCCTTGCCATGGGCGCGGTCGGACGCGCGGCCAGGGACATGATCACCGAGGTCGGACGACAGTTCAACGAGATTCCCGGCCTGCGCGAAGGCACTGCTCCGGCCGAATTCGCCCACTGCGTCGACATTTCAACCAAAGCGGCGCTGCGTGAAATGATCCTGCCGGGCCTGCTTGGCATCCTGGTGCCGGTCGTCGTCGGATTCACCTCCAAGGATATGTTGGGCGGACTCCTTGCCGGAGTCACGACCTCCGGTGTGCTTATGGCGATTTTCCAGTCGAACGCCGGAGGCGCCTGGGATAACGCCAAGAAACGTATCGAAGGAAACATCGAGTTCGACGGCGTCGTCTACGGCAAAGGAACCGAAGCCCACAAGGCGGCGGTCGTCGGAGACACCGTCGGCGATCCTTTCAAGGATACCAGCGGCCCGAGCCTGAACATCCTCATGAAGCTCATCGCCGTGGTGGCGCTCGTTATCGCGCCGCTGCTTTAA
- a CDS encoding endonuclease/exonuclease/phosphatase family protein: protein MRLKTLRRFIVPLLLTAALFPRTTFSGERTLNLMWWNVENLFDTLDDPETEDDEFTPGGSKQWTKKKLLLKCIRLSHVVKSAATATGDYPDILAFAEVENEPVFRRMLSFLPRHHYRTAYHPSPDGRGIDIAVAYDSTRLRLLRTASWRVKFDGGRPSRDISLYRFEAETEQFFLLVNHWPSRSFDRSWTEQGRIAAAKTLRHVLDSLRTHERNPEIVVMGDFNDEPGDPSLSTVLGSTTDKAAFLLNPSGKLYNCWGESREKGSYRYRGRWQKLDQILLSEGMLDTAGLRLAENGFSCFHIPHMENGHGKEPWATHRGTVYLGGYSDHFPLLVRLTFP, encoded by the coding sequence ATGCGACTCAAAACACTCCGCCGCTTCATTGTCCCTCTCCTGCTGACCGCCGCGCTCTTCCCCCGGACAACGTTCTCCGGGGAAAGAACGCTGAACCTCATGTGGTGGAACGTCGAGAACCTTTTCGACACCCTCGACGACCCCGAGACCGAAGACGACGAGTTCACGCCCGGGGGTTCGAAACAGTGGACGAAGAAAAAACTCCTGCTCAAATGCATCCGGCTCTCTCACGTCGTGAAATCCGCGGCGACAGCAACCGGAGACTATCCGGACATCCTGGCGTTCGCCGAAGTGGAGAACGAACCGGTATTCCGTCGCATGCTCAGTTTTCTTCCCCGTCACCACTACAGGACGGCGTACCACCCCTCTCCCGACGGCAGGGGCATAGACATTGCCGTCGCCTACGACTCGACGCGCCTGCGGCTTCTGAGGACCGCTTCCTGGCGTGTGAAGTTCGACGGCGGCCGGCCGTCGCGCGACATCTCCCTTTACCGCTTCGAGGCCGAAACCGAACAGTTCTTTCTGCTGGTCAATCACTGGCCGTCCCGATCGTTTGACAGATCATGGACCGAACAGGGCCGCATAGCTGCGGCAAAAACGCTCCGCCACGTCCTCGACAGCCTCCGGACGCACGAACGAAATCCGGAAATCGTCGTCATGGGCGACTTCAACGATGAACCCGGAGACCCTTCACTCTCCACGGTCCTGGGGTCGACAACCGATAAAGCGGCGTTCTTGCTGAACCCCTCTGGCAAACTCTACAACTGCTGGGGGGAATCCCGGGAAAAGGGAAGCTATCGATACCGGGGACGCTGGCAGAAGCTCGACCAGATCCTGCTGAGCGAAGGAATGTTGGACACGGCGGGCCTGCGGCTCGCCGAAAACGGGTTTTCCTGCTTCCATATTCCGCACATGGAAAACGGTCACGGCAAAGAACCGTGGGCCACCCACAGGGGAACAGTGTATCTCGGGGGATATTCCGACCATTTCCCTCTGCTTGTCAGGCTCACCTTTCCCTGA
- the purC gene encoding phosphoribosylaminoimidazolesuccinocarboxamide synthase, with translation MNKDRLLHEGKAKKVFLTENSDLVIQEFKDDATAFNNKKKGSILNKGVVNNAVSCKLFTYLQEQGIPTHFVEKLSDRDMLCKHLDIIKVEVVVRNVAAGSLVRRYGFREGTLLDTPIVELYLKDDELDDPLMNESHAVALGLANHEELETLKSLATRINSLLRDFFASRKLRLVDFKLEFGRHKGGILLGDEISPDTCRFWDLDTGEKMDKDRFRFDLGGVEDAYAEVQHRVLNEN, from the coding sequence ATGAATAAAGATCGTTTACTGCACGAGGGCAAGGCCAAAAAAGTATTTCTGACCGAAAACAGCGATCTGGTCATCCAGGAATTCAAGGATGACGCAACAGCTTTCAACAACAAGAAGAAAGGCTCCATTCTCAACAAGGGGGTGGTCAACAATGCGGTTTCCTGCAAGCTCTTCACCTATCTCCAGGAGCAGGGCATTCCGACTCATTTCGTCGAGAAACTCTCCGACAGGGATATGCTCTGCAAGCATCTCGACATCATCAAGGTCGAGGTCGTCGTTCGCAACGTCGCAGCGGGGTCGCTTGTCCGCCGCTATGGTTTCCGGGAGGGAACGCTCCTCGATACACCTATCGTCGAACTTTATCTGAAGGATGATGAGCTCGACGACCCGCTGATGAACGAAAGCCATGCCGTCGCGCTGGGCCTGGCGAACCATGAGGAGCTTGAAACACTGAAATCCCTCGCAACGAGGATCAACTCGCTGCTGCGGGACTTTTTCGCAAGCCGCAAACTCAGGCTGGTGGATTTCAAACTCGAATTCGGCCGACACAAGGGAGGGATTCTTCTCGGCGACGAGATCAGCCCCGATACCTGCCGTTTCTGGGATCTGGATACCGGGGAGAAGATGGACAAGGACCGTTTCCGATTCGATCTCGGCGGCGTCGAGGATGCCTATGCGGAGGTCCAGCACCGTGTTCTCAACGAGAATTAG
- a CDS encoding DedA family protein: MFDTAIEFLKNADPFAVYIFLFFISFLENVVPPVPGDVPVAFIGYMTVYSDIDFGLSVAAASAGSTLGFMTMFLLSRRIGLKIYARGENPVRHGFVRAAHRMFPPEQMELARGRFSSHGYIAVLVNRFLFGYRAVISILAGFLHLNVAGVFAAALASSVVWYVMLLRGGYFLGENWPDIVAYMTLYSVPVTLVFLGIVMFGLFRFFRERGRKSGG; encoded by the coding sequence ATGTTTGATACGGCGATAGAATTTCTAAAGAATGCTGATCCGTTCGCGGTCTACATCTTTCTGTTTTTCATTTCTTTTCTGGAAAACGTTGTGCCACCCGTTCCCGGCGATGTTCCCGTGGCTTTTATCGGCTATATGACCGTTTACAGCGACATCGACTTCGGATTGTCGGTGGCCGCGGCTTCGGCGGGTTCGACCCTGGGGTTCATGACCATGTTTCTTCTCAGCCGCAGGATCGGTCTGAAAATTTACGCCCGCGGGGAGAACCCTGTCCGCCACGGATTCGTCAGGGCGGCGCATCGCATGTTTCCTCCCGAACAGATGGAGCTTGCGCGGGGTCGTTTTTCTTCCCACGGTTATATCGCCGTGCTGGTCAACCGGTTTCTTTTCGGTTACCGGGCTGTCATCTCCATTCTCGCGGGTTTTCTGCATCTCAACGTTGCCGGAGTGTTTGCCGCCGCGCTCGCGAGCTCGGTGGTCTGGTACGTGATGTTGCTGCGCGGCGGGTATTTTCTCGGGGAGAACTGGCCTGATATCGTCGCATACATGACGCTCTACAGCGTGCCGGTCACCTTGGTTTTTCTCGGTATCGTCATGTTCGGACTGTTTCGTTTTTTCAGGGAGCGGGGCAGGAAAAGCGGCGGGTAG
- a CDS encoding transketolase, with translation MAKDVKPYPRDRRGRIQKLDSVSRMEEMSRQVRRDVLRMLTMAASGHTGGSLGMADMFTALYFRVMHHDPHAFANPGDQDMLFLSNGHIVPVWYSVLARSGYFPLDELKSLRRINSYLQGHPASESGLPGIRVASGSLGQGLSVAAGAAMAKRMQGRRGDVFCLMGDGECQEGQVWEAAMSAAHYGLGNLVGIVDCNNQQIDGEVSDVMNVEPLAEKWKAFGWDVHSCDGNDIADIIDVMERVRSREDRIGPVMVLAYTVMGKGVPFFEGTMPDKSNWHGKSPSGEQCEKALAILGETSFADF, from the coding sequence ATGGCAAAAGACGTAAAGCCGTATCCCCGGGACAGGAGAGGACGGATTCAGAAGCTCGATTCGGTTTCCCGAATGGAGGAAATGTCCAGGCAGGTGCGCCGCGACGTGTTGCGGATGCTCACCATGGCCGCCTCGGGTCATACCGGCGGATCGCTCGGCATGGCTGACATGTTCACGGCCTTGTATTTCAGGGTTATGCATCACGATCCACACGCTTTCGCCAATCCCGGAGACCAGGACATGCTTTTTTTGTCGAACGGCCATATCGTGCCGGTATGGTACAGCGTGCTTGCCAGGTCGGGTTATTTCCCCCTCGATGAACTGAAGTCCCTTCGGCGGATCAACAGCTATCTTCAGGGACATCCCGCTTCCGAGTCTGGTCTGCCCGGAATACGCGTTGCTTCGGGTTCTCTCGGACAGGGGCTCTCCGTGGCGGCGGGCGCGGCGATGGCCAAACGCATGCAAGGCAGGCGGGGCGATGTGTTCTGCCTTATGGGCGACGGGGAGTGTCAGGAGGGTCAGGTATGGGAGGCTGCTATGAGCGCGGCCCATTACGGTCTCGGTAATCTCGTGGGGATCGTCGACTGCAACAACCAGCAGATCGACGGAGAGGTGAGCGACGTGATGAACGTTGAGCCTCTCGCTGAAAAATGGAAGGCTTTCGGCTGGGACGTTCATTCTTGCGACGGCAACGATATCGCCGATATCATCGATGTCATGGAGCGGGTTCGCTCACGGGAGGACCGGATCGGACCGGTCATGGTTCTCGCCTATACGGTTATGGGCAAGGGCGTGCCGTTTTTCGAAGGTACGATGCCCGACAAGTCAAACTGGCATGGCAAATCGCCTTCCGGGGAGCAGTGCGAAAAGGCGCTGGCCATTCTCGGCGAGACCTCCTTCGCGGATTTCTGA
- the rsmD gene encoding 16S rRNA (guanine(966)-N(2))-methyltransferase RsmD, whose product MHIQAGIFKGKRLHGSATGAVRPCSARVKKSLFDIISVRMDLSGTSVLDLFAGFGSLGFEALSRGADRVCFVDLNQASLRALRSSAGELGVLSRARIVKRDVSGFIASEQAAYDLVFCDPPYHWPDYGKLVRGIFDKGLLAEHGMLLIEHSRRHSFENDPHYAFHKDYGNTRVTFFLHPEDAAPGIS is encoded by the coding sequence TTGCATATACAGGCAGGAATATTCAAGGGAAAAAGACTGCACGGCAGTGCGACGGGCGCGGTGCGTCCCTGCAGCGCCAGGGTGAAGAAATCTCTTTTCGATATCATTTCCGTGCGCATGGACCTGTCGGGCACCAGCGTGCTCGACCTTTTCGCCGGCTTCGGGTCGCTGGGTTTCGAGGCTCTCAGTCGCGGTGCGGACCGCGTGTGTTTCGTCGATTTGAACCAGGCGTCGTTGCGGGCTCTCAGATCGAGCGCCGGGGAACTCGGTGTCTTGTCTCGGGCGAGGATCGTCAAGCGTGATGTTTCGGGATTCATTGCGTCCGAACAGGCTGCATACGATCTCGTTTTCTGCGACCCGCCTTATCATTGGCCGGACTACGGGAAGCTTGTCAGGGGCATTTTCGACAAGGGACTGCTTGCCGAACACGGTATGCTGCTGATTGAGCACAGCCGGCGTCATTCTTTCGAAAACGATCCGCATTACGCCTTTCACAAGGATTACGGCAACACGAGAGTGACCTTTTTTCTGCATCCTGAAGACGCCGCGCCAGGGATATCGTGA
- the coaD gene encoding pantetheine-phosphate adenylyltransferase, with protein MKRTAIYPGTFDPFTNGHLDVLERALTIFERVVVVIAENSQKSTLFDVAERQAMIETVTASLKGTSVEVLHAGLLAEYAHSKGVAAIVRGVRQVKDFEYEFQMSLLNRHLNPEVTTVFLMPNVKYTYVASSIIREVAMLGGDVSKFVHPFVLEMLQKKFEAQKPH; from the coding sequence ATGAAACGAACCGCAATCTATCCGGGGACATTCGACCCCTTTACCAACGGGCATCTCGACGTGCTCGAGCGAGCGCTCACCATTTTCGAGCGGGTCGTCGTGGTGATTGCCGAAAACAGTCAGAAAAGCACGCTTTTCGACGTCGCGGAGAGGCAGGCGATGATCGAGACGGTGACCGCATCGCTCAAGGGGACGAGCGTGGAGGTGCTCCATGCCGGCCTGCTGGCCGAGTACGCCCACTCGAAGGGGGTCGCCGCAATCGTTCGCGGAGTGCGGCAGGTCAAGGATTTCGAATACGAATTCCAGATGTCCCTGCTCAACAGGCACCTCAATCCCGAGGTGACCACTGTTTTTTTGATGCCCAATGTTAAGTATACTTACGTGGCTTCCTCCATTATCAGGGAGGTCGCCATGCTGGGAGGTGACGTGAGTAAATTCGTGCATCCCTTCGTTCTCGAGATGCTGCAAAAAAAGTTCGAGGCGCAAAAGCCCCACTAA
- a CDS encoding pyridoxal phosphate-dependent aminotransferase, with translation MSTNSISGEKYLSRRVLSMQESQTMRITGLAKQMQAEGKDIVSLSAGEPDFPTPDFVCEAGIEAIRSGFTRYTANAGIPELKEAIVEKFRRDNQIEFKPSEIIVSNGGKQTLANAMLALCEEGDEVIVPAPFWVSFPEMARLCGAEPVIVRTTMETGYKMTPEQLGAAITEKTKMLVLNSPSNPSGAVYSEAEVRSLMNVLEQREIFVLSDEMYDRIVYGDARPFSPARIPSMKDRVIVSNGVSKTYSMTGWRIGYLAGPKWLIDACGKVQSQTTSNANSIAQKAAVAALLGDQSIVEKRRLEFEKRRDFMYNALNDIPGIEAALPEGAFYIFPSVKGVLGKTFNGKTLRDSTDAAEYLLAEHYVATVPGDAFGAPENLRLSYAASISELEEAVGRIRKAFA, from the coding sequence ATGAGCACAAACAGTATTTCCGGAGAAAAATATCTGAGCAGGCGGGTTTTGAGCATGCAGGAATCCCAGACCATGAGGATTACGGGGCTGGCAAAGCAGATGCAGGCTGAAGGAAAGGATATCGTCAGCCTTTCGGCAGGCGAACCGGATTTCCCGACTCCCGATTTCGTCTGCGAGGCCGGCATAGAGGCCATACGTTCCGGTTTTACCCGGTATACGGCCAATGCCGGCATTCCGGAGCTCAAGGAGGCCATCGTCGAGAAGTTCAGGCGCGACAACCAGATCGAGTTCAAGCCGTCCGAGATCATCGTGAGCAACGGTGGCAAGCAGACCCTGGCCAACGCCATGCTGGCGCTTTGCGAGGAAGGCGACGAGGTGATCGTTCCTGCGCCCTTCTGGGTGAGTTTTCCCGAGATGGCAAGGCTATGCGGTGCTGAGCCGGTGATCGTGCGCACGACCATGGAAACCGGCTACAAGATGACGCCAGAACAGCTTGGCGCCGCCATCACGGAAAAGACCAAGATGCTCGTGCTGAATTCGCCCTCGAATCCCTCCGGTGCGGTGTATTCCGAAGCCGAGGTCCGTTCGCTCATGAATGTTCTCGAACAGCGAGAAATTTTCGTGCTTTCCGATGAAATGTACGACCGGATCGTCTACGGCGACGCCCGTCCGTTTTCCCCTGCAAGAATCCCTTCGATGAAGGACAGGGTTATCGTCAGTAACGGCGTCTCCAAAACCTATTCCATGACCGGCTGGCGCATCGGTTATCTGGCGGGGCCGAAATGGCTGATCGACGCCTGCGGCAAGGTGCAGTCGCAGACGACGTCGAACGCTAATTCCATCGCTCAGAAGGCCGCGGTCGCCGCGCTCCTGGGTGACCAGTCCATTGTCGAGAAGCGGCGGCTGGAGTTCGAGAAAAGAAGGGATTTCATGTACAATGCGCTGAACGACATTCCCGGCATTGAAGCGGCTCTGCCCGAGGGCGCTTTCTATATTTTTCCCTCGGTGAAAGGGGTGCTGGGGAAAACCTTCAACGGCAAGACCTTGCGGGACTCCACGGACGCAGCCGAATACCTGCTGGCGGAACACTATGTCGCCACGGTGCCGGGCGACGCTTTCGGGGCGCCCGAGAATCTTCGGCTGTCCTACGCCGCTTCGATCAGCGAGCTGGAAGAGGCTGTCGGCAGGATACGCAAGGCGTTCGCGTAA
- a CDS encoding lysophospholipid acyltransferase family protein — MLTVRRSRGYAAWFGWYSRRQFRKHFHSVRVSVPPETLAMNTGYPVVFYCNHAYWWDGFWSQLCTEEFFRQNLFIIIEYQQLVKHRFFTRLGAFSLDRSKPRTVIETVEYASRCLSSESRNQNALWIFPQGKIENVDVSPMRFFNGTAAIVAKTLGRTSGIYLVSVVSRIEYLEEQRPELFLSFGKPEYFSATDAVDKSGLTRRMERETARRLASLKEKIVNGEISDFRTIVKGRESVNRRVEKFRGRVGLR, encoded by the coding sequence ATGCTCACGGTCCGCCGAAGCAGGGGGTATGCTGCATGGTTCGGCTGGTATTCCCGACGGCAGTTCAGGAAGCATTTTCATTCGGTAAGGGTTTCGGTTCCTCCCGAAACTCTTGCCATGAATACCGGTTATCCGGTGGTGTTTTACTGCAACCATGCCTACTGGTGGGACGGTTTCTGGTCGCAGTTGTGCACGGAGGAGTTTTTCAGGCAGAACCTTTTTATCATCATCGAGTATCAACAGCTTGTCAAGCATCGGTTTTTCACCCGTCTCGGAGCCTTTTCCCTCGATCGCTCGAAGCCCCGCACCGTCATTGAAACCGTCGAATACGCTTCCCGATGCCTTTCGTCGGAAAGCCGAAACCAGAATGCGCTCTGGATTTTTCCGCAGGGTAAAATCGAGAACGTGGATGTTTCGCCGATGCGTTTTTTCAACGGCACGGCGGCTATCGTCGCCAAGACCCTCGGACGAACTTCAGGAATATACCTGGTTTCAGTTGTCTCCCGTATTGAATATCTTGAGGAGCAAAGACCGGAGCTTTTCCTTTCTTTCGGAAAGCCGGAATATTTTTCGGCGACGGATGCCGTGGACAAGAGCGGCCTGACGCGCAGGATGGAGCGAGAAACCGCCAGACGCCTCGCATCGTTGAAGGAAAAGATCGTCAACGGTGAAATCTCCGATTTCAGGACAATCGTCAAGGGGAGGGAATCAGTGAACAGAAGGGTTGAGAAGTTTCGCGGCAGGGTGGGCCTGCGATGA
- a CDS encoding PSP1 domain-containing protein, whose protein sequence is MSNVICSCTLGENAKVRMQLSRMLQREIEHIYGETVEASTLCEVELKCCRREFFDDSSGQRPAIGQAVIVEADGGYDYGIVYSSGIIAEKKLKLKGLEGARDQMSRLVRVATKEDEDALREVRLREPEIREVCRNRIKRHALDMKLVDIELRMDQQKVTVFYTAGHRVDFRSLVRDLASEFKARIQMVQITTREEARRANSFGACGCVLCCSSWIQKIHANPFSEKQHVSEAQSGEIHSHNIIGQCNRPKCCLGYSRPKKAASEKRQEHYPPIGSRVTTPEGTAVIESIDPAKKTIALRYPTDGRLKSLSLDEFTTMFVKK, encoded by the coding sequence ATGAGTAACGTTATATGCAGTTGTACGCTTGGAGAGAATGCAAAGGTTCGCATGCAGCTTTCACGCATGCTGCAAAGGGAAATAGAGCATATCTACGGAGAGACAGTCGAGGCTTCAACCTTGTGCGAAGTGGAGCTTAAATGCTGCAGACGGGAGTTTTTCGACGACAGTTCAGGGCAACGCCCCGCTATCGGCCAGGCGGTTATCGTCGAGGCGGACGGCGGTTACGATTACGGTATCGTGTATTCCTCAGGTATCATAGCCGAGAAAAAGCTGAAGCTGAAAGGGCTGGAAGGGGCCCGGGATCAGATGTCCCGCCTGGTGAGGGTAGCCACGAAGGAAGACGAGGACGCTCTGCGCGAGGTAAGGCTCAGGGAACCCGAAATCCGCGAAGTATGCCGCAATCGGATAAAACGGCACGCCCTCGACATGAAGCTGGTCGACATCGAACTCAGGATGGACCAGCAGAAAGTGACCGTGTTCTACACGGCGGGGCACAGGGTCGATTTCCGCTCCCTCGTCCGCGATCTCGCCAGCGAGTTCAAGGCCCGCATCCAGATGGTTCAGATCACGACAAGGGAAGAAGCCCGAAGGGCCAACAGTTTCGGCGCTTGCGGCTGCGTGCTCTGCTGCTCGAGCTGGATTCAGAAGATTCATGCGAATCCTTTCTCCGAGAAACAGCATGTTTCGGAAGCGCAGTCAGGGGAAATTCATTCGCACAATATTATCGGTCAATGCAATCGCCCGAAGTGCTGTCTCGGTTATTCCCGGCCGAAGAAAGCCGCAAGTGAAAAACGCCAGGAACACTATCCACCGATCGGCAGCAGGGTGACGACTCCCGAAGGCACCGCAGTTATCGAGAGTATCGATCCTGCGAAGAAGACGATCGCTCTTCGCTACCCTACGGATGGCAGACTCAAGAGCCTCTCGCTTGATGAGTTCACGACCATGTTCGTCAAAAAGTAA